Sequence from the Coturnix japonica isolate 7356 chromosome Z, Coturnix japonica 2.1, whole genome shotgun sequence genome:
CAGTTTACATTTGGACCCTCAAGAACAACTGGCCTCACCAAACCACTCTTTAGCAGCTGATGTCTTTGAACAGCTTAAATCTCCCTCTGCTTCCAGGATAAGACAGATTTCTCTCAGCTGAGCCACCACAGAAGGTACAAGTTTAGATTAGCCGAAGTGAATCTGAGTTGGTATGTTGGCCTCCTATAACCTGCCATCATTCAGGCCACTATAGGGAGTGATAAAAATTACTGGGTTTCTAAGGTGCAGATGTTCTTACTCTGTCTGCATATGAATGAAGAATCAGAGTGTGAGAACATGCGTGACTAGATACATCACTaatacagatggaaaagaagtttttcagtcttctctCAAAATACTTCGAGaaaaattaacaaatgcaaaggTTCATATTTTCCATCCTATATGCTTCCTTATAGGCCATGCTCAGTTAATCACTGCTACAAGATTATTCCTGCTGTCTGCCTTACAACATCTGACTTTGACCATGTCCACTAATGATGGAAAAATTCCACTAATACTACTGTCCACAAAACTACCAAAATGGGTAAACTGCTTTCCTTACTTTGTTTGTACTATGCTGCCCAgaacaatttttcattttttctctgcataaCTGCTGTTGTTTcgaaagagaaaaatattatacTTTTTCATTTGCCCATAATTCAGTAATATTTGACAGGAAGAAAGTGTAGAAAATTACATATTTGAGTGGGAAGTACTAACAGAATGATttacaacagaaaatgttttgcaacCTTCGCCTAATACAAAGACTATGAAATAGTGGCTCCAGGTCTGACATTTAATTAGGATTATATAATACAAGCATGTGGCTTGTTTGTTCTCATTGGAAATTAATGTTCTGTTGATTTGataactgcagaagaaatttgTTAAAGGTTTGTTTAACTTTTCACTAAAACCATCATTCTTCTGTCTTACTTTATTTGAGACAGGGAAATGCTGAGTTCACTTGCTTGTAGAATATTTGTATCTGATTCCGtgctgtcaaaacagaaaacaaggctAGCTTCTCCCAGAGCAGCTCACAAACTATTAGTTAAAACTAACATCTCCTCCTGCAGGAAATTCACAACTTTTTTGTCTAACACTCTgaatttttccagtgtttcagtATGATCAAAGCTGAAACTTCAGATAAGCTTTATTGTACTTTTTCCCCCAGACCGTAAGATTTCactattaaatatatatctaatatatatgtgtgtattaAGAATGCAGACGTCTTTTTCCCAGAACCCAGAACTTTTCAGTCCCTCACAATATTACAAATCCCACTCTAGCACTGTTTCCAAAAGCTCTAGGTCACTTGAGGTTTTGGCACTGAAAACAACAGTATCTGAGTCTTCCTTTAGAGCAACCTGTCTTCTTTAACTATGAATGCAGCATCGTATTCCACGACGTAAGTGCTGTTACCAACTTGCCTTTTATagttaatacattaaaaatatgacttTAAGAGAATAGGGGTCTTGCTGGTCTTCTCTGTTCATCTGCAATAGATGAAGTAGTTTAAAATCACAACAGCCCTTCTGTAAGCACAGCATATGTGAAATGCTTGTTTACCCTAGTGAACCAAGAACACGAATGCAGTTTAGACACTACAACATATTCCATAACATGCTAGAAGATAGACCAAAGCTCAGCTCTGGTTGTAGAGCTCATGCTGTTTTGACTTGGAAACAGAATGACACAGACTAGTGCCAACATTACCAGAGCCACATCTGGGGCAAATTCACGCCCTTGCACAGGACGCGGGCCCCGGCCATTGTGGCGCAATGGCGGCAGCAGGCCGCTGCGGCTCCCGGCCTTCATGGGCAACGCGCCGCTCGGGCTGCGACGTCGCTGGGCCCGGCACGACGCCGTTACGTCAGAGCAGCAACCCAGGGGCCCAGCACCCTCCGCTCCGGGAGCAAGACAAGCGCAGCAAGGCCGCTCGGATCGGCCGACGCTCTCAGGCCGCTCGACGCTCGCTGCAGACGCCGACAGAACAGCAATCTCCCGGCTCCTCCTCGCCTCCCCTTCCCGGCAACTCGCGGCACCGCAGTCCGGCACCGGCCGTCGCACCCAGCCTTCCCGCACGCACCctgccccctcctcctctcccgCTCGCCTTCGCGTTTCCTGTCTGGGCGGAGGAGGTTTGGCCCAACGACGACGCCGTCCCCCAGCGGCTGAGGCGAGCGTCATGGCGGCGGCTCTCTCAATGTCAACGGCTCTGAGGCACCTTGTGGCGGGCAGCGGCGCTGCCGTGCTCCGCTTGTCGCCGGCCAGGTAATGAGCACCGCGGGCGCTCGCCGGCCGGCAGCACGGCCGCCCCGCACCGACGGGCCCGAGGGGAGGCCGCGCCGCTCCGCTTGAGGAGCCTGAGCCGGGCCTAGTGCTCCGCCGTCGGGAGCAGCGCTGAGGGCACAGTGCGGGGTCCCTCCACGAGCAGGGGAGGCCAGGCTGTGAGCGGGCGGCCGGCACAGCCCTTCCAGCGGGGCCGGGCCTGTCGGCCTGCGCCTGTCGGCCTGCGCCTGTCCTTCCGCGCCGTGACCGCCCGCCCCGCGTCCTTGTGGCGCCCGGAGGCCGCAGCTCCTGGAAACCGCTGTGCCCGGCTTCCCGCAGACTTCCCTCCCGTGCCCCGTGCTGCTCTGAGGTTTCTCCACATCCTCAACACGAGGCCTTTGACGTGTTCTCAGGGGATGCATAGCTGATCTTTCGCTGATGCTTCACTGTCATCTGTGAAATAGTGCTGGAAACCACTTAATTTTTTGTTGGcactttgttttggttttgtttttctttgaagggGAGATGTTACCGAGGACTTAATGCATTTCCCAGCTTGTAGttgaagagctgtgtgtgtgttctgtgcGTGTCCCAAGGTTTTGTAAGATCTCTTCtgatcaggaaaacaaatgaagttcactgctgttttctgtgaaagGTTTGCTTTCCTGGGTTAGGGAAAGCTACAGTAATTATTGAAAATATCTGTGTGTTTtctacacatttatttattttaatctacaCACAGATGACTGCATACATACACTTAAAGAGGTAAAAGGGTTAAAGCCgaactgttttggttttgcccTTTTTATTATGCCCCGACTGTTCCATTGGTTGCTGTTCCCCTTTAAAATGACACCTGTTCTACAGTGCTGAAAATTAACTGTCAGACTCACAAAAATACTCTGGAATCCGTGAATATGAATTTAGGAGCTCGTCTGCACTAATGCGGATATTTCCTGTTTCCATCTGGCTGCTCATTTCTGCCTTCCCTTTCATATACCCTGTAGTGCTGATGCAAAAAGTTTCCTGCACTGCGGTACACTGGAGCAGTCAACTCATCCAGGTTAAGagtagttttgtttgtttgcttgaaaCACACAATTTTCTAAGCAGTTATTCCAGCACAAATAGTAGGACataaaagaaatgggaatgaACAACATGGAGATGTGTGGTAGGGACTCTGGAGTTGTCATTTCTTCTGGAATAAGATCTATCCCACAGAATGAGAATTACAGTATTAGTgtactttttgtttatttaatttaatttatttattttttttattaggaGGGATCTTGGAGATATTTGCCTTGGGGGAAGTTGAATATGTTTCGCATTTCATGGGAAAGTAGTCTGATTATAAATCTGCAAGGTTCTTTGAGAAGAGGCACTGCAAGTCACTTTCACTTAGTTTAACACAGTTTTGCAATCATTGCATGCTAGAAGACTGAGAATAAAATTTTCCTTGGAACCAGGAGACCTAGAGTACTGTGTCTAGTTCTGGGCTCCCTAGTATGAGAGAGACATGGAGCTACCAGAAGGAGTCCAGCAAAAggtaaagaagatgaaaaaagaactgttgccttacttttcttctgtacagaaaggctgagagaactgagaccattcagtgtggagaagagaaTTTAGCTTGGGGGAGGTCTTGCCATTATACAGAGCTCTCTAAAGGCTGGATAAAAGAAGATTGAGCAAGGCTCTTCAATAGTGTCCATTGCCAGTAAAAGAGACAGTGTAGTAGTAGATCACCATAAGTTCCTCCTGAACACCAAGCAGCACTCTGTTCTGtgtgggtgatggagcactggcacaggttgcctagagaggttgtggagccTCCTtagagatcttcaaaagctgtGTGGATATGGTTCGGACACCCTGCACTGGGTGTTCCTGTTGGAGCTATTGATGGGCTGGGAGGACTagaggtccctgccaacctcagccattctagGATTCATTGAAATGTTGAAATTACAGATTTATGTTGTTAGTTGAAATTGTgggaaaaatgcagtttattgTTTGCTCACTGTAGGATTAAAGTTTAAAAGTGAAAGCATCAGTtttatttgaagtgttttttgcttttttgtttattttttacttgcACAAATTCCAGTAGTTCTACGCTTTTTGGAGCTGCAGTTACAAAGTAAGGTAGCTGCCTTAtggttttgaaaacatttcctgggAGAATCTTCCAGTGCTGCCAAAAGATTCTGTTCTAATTTCCATGAGTAATATTTGTTTATTATAAATACATAGTACATCTTCAAGTTTAAGTGTATCAATTTGAGGATTAAGCACTTCGGAATTTACATGTCCTTGTGTGGTGATTCCGAACTCATGACTAGTAACACAACTGGGAAATAATTGTTCAGCCCAAGTTATGAGTTCAGACACCATATCTGATATCTTTAGGAAATGATGCATGTCTAGCTAAGATCACTGAAGCAGCAGTTACTGAATCCATACTTCTGTCTCATGGCGAGCCTAATAGACCATTAGCAGCTGGGACTGCAGTTTTGAAGCTTTTACAATGTAAGATCTATTGTCTCATGATCTTAAAGTTATGTTGGATGTGTTTGTCTGAAATAGATGTCAGTGGGAAGGATGTACCTTATATGTCTGCCTTTCCAAATTACGTAAAGCTTGACTGCTCAATTACTGTCAGACAGAATTTGATTTAAGGGTACAATTTAAATGGTACAGTTTCATGTGaataggaggaaaacaaaggaggGACTCTCTTAAATGTCGTTGACTTGGGAAAGATCACAGTTTTCCCTTGAGCTGGAGAAAGTGGGTAGGTTGAGCTGGGAAAAGAGAACTTTAAATGCTCTGTACttgaagaacaaacaaatttaTTCTAAATTGAGAAACAGCTATTCATTCCAAAATCACTTAGAATTTCAGGGTCCCTTTGTCTCACAAGATATCGCAGTCATGATACAAAGAAAATCATTCATTTTGCAGAAGCAGAATGTTTTGTATGTGCAGGTGTAGTATCTGGCTATCCAGTCCttaaattttataaaaatgGATTGTTCTTATCACTTTTCCATGAGAGATAATGgttctttaaaatttattatttgtttctagTAATTGTATTGCAGAGACTCTAAGGGTGATCAGAAATGTTCTGCTAATTCATCATAACAGACACCTGAAGTTAGCAGGGTGAGGAATTTAGGATATTTGTGTAGTAAAAAGCCTGTTACTCAGTTCATGCCATATGCTCAAGAGAATGAGGAAATCTGGGATGCCATTTAAATATTACTCTTCTATTTGCATATGCAAAGTTGGCAAGAGGTTtgctcaaaacagaaaaagagggggaagccatttttgtggaaaataaagaaattctaAATGCAGAAGACGTGTAGCACTTTGTTCAGTTGCTACCTTGCTTTTTCATCAGTAACACGGAAAATGTTTCACCTTTTGTTTACgtttattttctctgagaaTAACTAACTTTTTCATGCcaatgtttggtttttttctcctaattatttgttttcctcaaaatagtatttcttttgttgagtattttgttgcttttttttaaaaaaaaaaaaaaaagatctggaGTAGTAACACATTATTGAAGTTGTCTTACTTCTTATTTCATCCACCTGTTGTGCATGCTGGCCACATTCTCACGTATGCCGTACGAGATAATGTAAGCGTTGTGCTCTCAGGTTGAAACActgctctgatttatttttatttttttttctttaaataaaaaagtagtATTTCAACATCTAATTTTGTCTGAACTGATTCCAGTGGATGACTGCATCTGCAGACACTACCTGGGTTAAAATTTGAGGATAAGGATTAAAAGTTAGTGGGGATTTCACCCTTACTATGTAAGCTGTACTTAGACATAGTCTTTTGGTTGCTCAGAGGGGAAATAAGcctcttaaaatatatatttaactcAAATTTTACAATTCAGTTTTGaatttctactttgtttttaatgtatattgGAGAAGGTGTGGTGAATCAAACTGTACTACTGCACATTAGTGCAGCTGTAAACCAAAAGGCCTAATGAAGCTCAGAGGAATTTCTTAGTTAGATTTTAGTGATGTGGAAGTTTGGAGCAGACTTGAGGTGAAATATGGAGAGACAAATATATAAAGGggataaaagatgaaaaacactgcaatttGTTCAGTTAATAAAtatcactttaaaaacaaaacgGTAAGCAGTAGGAAGTCTTTGTCTGATCTTGCCTAGAGCACTAATGTAGAAGTAAAAGCTGCATATAACTAAGTGCatacttcattaaaaacacatctcTTTTGGCTGTCCACACTACTCTGATAATAACTGTGTGTGGATACAAGGCAGTGTAGTTGCAAAATATTACTTATTCACCATGATTGAAAGCATCACCTGtggttattatttatttattttttttatatataattactTGTCCCTTGAATGATCTTTTGGTCTCTGTTTATTGTGAAGAAGGAACTCTTGCCCCATCAGTTCTGCATGCTTTAAAAGACAAGGAAGAGTTCTGACAAATAGGATAATTTGAGTTCTGTTATAGTGCTTTCTATACAATATCAAAATTAATAATCCTTGCTTGCTTCTGCCAGGCAAGAGGTGGTGAGCCAGCAGTGACTGGTCTATTACTAGTGGATATGCATATCCGTATCCATGTTTGGTTAGAGCAACTCCAGTGAACCCGagtggtttttttattttccactttaaGCAGTGTGGGGAGCAAGGTGAGCTGTGCCTTGATTCCTTTAGCATGGAAAGGGGAAGGTTTGGAAGGCTCAGTCAAGAACGGTGAAGTTTGGATGCAGTGAAACattcagaatattaaaatattgctACCAAAATGAATTCTTTCACAGATGAGAAGTGAAAAATAGTATGTTTCATGACCTTTAGCCTCCTAATTCATGTTCTTAATGCTCTGTAGGTTTCCCGCAACATTTCGTAAAGTTTAGTCAGTTTCATTGTTCTAGTTGAGGTTCAGTAGAAAGGTGATGATGTAAGAGGGTCAGACAGGGAAAAGAGATGTGGATGGCCAAAGTTTGAGAagtgggaaaaggagagaaggttgtggttttgggtttcttttttctttttttttttttcttttttNtttttttttttttttttttttctgggaataGCTGAATTTCTAATGTAATTGAAGAAAAGTAAATAGAGCAGGAGGTGATGACAGCAGAACATTCCTGATGAGACTTCTTAAATTGCTGCTTATAGCTGAGAACTTAGAGTGACTTACTTTAATTATATTTGTTTCCTTCACTTTTGGAATTAGAAACCCAAAGAAGGAATGACAGCCTTTCTAGAAATATAAGGtttaacagagaaaagaaggaagactTTAAGGCTATGTTTTTGTATTGGAAGATGAATACTAAAATAGCTGTAGGCTTGCCTTTgctgaaaaatatctgaaagctTTGTTATCAGCCCAGTttgggcctaaaaacaaaaaacaactaaccAAAAGCcggcaaaataaaaaaaaaaaaaaaaaaaaaaaaaaaaaaaaaaaaaccccaaacattaCTTTCTActtaaaaaacttcttcctgcTCTACTGATGAGAGTATGGTGATCTTCCCTCTACTTTGGAGATTTGTAAAGGAGTAGATtgagacaagaaaaaattaaaatgcaaggTTTGATTAAGGCCTTCTCCTAAGGCAGAGGGCTATAATATGATACTGATACTGAGTTTGAAAAGGAATCttattttagaataaaacaaaacaaggggaaaaaaaaaaaaaaagcaatcgCATAAACTCTCCTATAAAGAAGGATTTTGTGGTGATGTTTCCTAATACCAGATATTTGGTATCTCTCAGTTTGAGagggtattttctttttttaaacatgctttagtgacttaaataattttttgtCAAATAAATCAAGAAATCTGTAGATTAAGAAATGCCGTATGGATATACAAAGTAGGGTAATTTGAATGCTGTCGGTAGTTAGCATTTCAAATCTGTCAACATAATATTAAAATGTGCTTTGGTTGTAGTAGTTTAGTGTTTACTGTTGAGCATGTTTAACTTAGTGTGGGAAAATACTTTATGGTCAAAATGACCATGAAGTTCCTTAATGTATGTTTGAGTGTTATGACTTAACTGTCTGTATTTTCCCAGTATAAGTCTGAATTCTGTGCATTATTTGCAGAATTTTTACACGGTTGCCCAAGAGGTGGTTGTTTTGGGCTCCTGTTTCTGACTACAAGGAACTGTAGGGACTTGTAGGAACCTTCATAGCTGTTCTTCACAGAGGCATGCACAAGTGATTTTCAGGATAATttaaagtacaaaaaaagaagtaactAATGAATTTAATTGATGCTCATCAATCAACTTTACTCTTTTACtcaagctgcagctgaaataagTGTCTCATATTACTTTTTCTGGGAGGAAATATTAGATTGATGTATAGATGATAGTATATTAGGCCAATGCACTGAATCTCCCTTATACTGTGGGTAATCTTGCCTGTCTTTAAGACCATGTTAACAGGTGGTGAGGACAGAAACACAGATTACGATTAACATGACTGCTATTATAAACTTTCAGTTACTTTTACAATTTTTTTGATACTGCTTTTGCTTATTCAATGAACAAATAATCTACTTTAAGTAGTTACAAATTCTAGTCATCCCTGACATGTGACAGGTTGTCTGTTAATGTTGTTTCTTTAATGGATTTGTGAACATtaagcatgttttaaaatagtGTTAGGTGTAAGATAAGTTCTAGGGATataaaaagagcaaaatcaTTACTCAGATCTGTCTGCGAGTAGCAGGAATTCTTGTTCATAGTTATTGTGCTCTGTGATGATCTTAGCGATGGAAGGAAGAATCTGTTCTTAAGAATAGAAGTTGTACATTTCTGAACCATGtctgtgtactttttttttctcccttctttgtTCGTTTTTGTTAACATAATTATTATGTTATATATTGTAATTCAGCTTGTAGTATTCTGAGGAAAACTAGAAATGAAAAGTACTCCAGCTTGTGCAGTGGCTAttgatttttttgctgttgacCAAATTGGCTGTTGTAAACAAAACTGGCTGTTAATAAGAGAAAAGTTACATCCACTGAAGTGCTGAGCAGGGAAGTTTAAAGCTACTATAAATagtttttcagaaaatgagaacaaattcAGAAACATCCTTTATACTGACAGTTTCAATACATTTGTATAATCTTTCagagtttatttttatagtCTTATCCGCATACGTTTCTTCATTCTCACAATAATAGATTTTGagtgaattttttaaaattggTACCAATAGGATTCTAAACATGTCACAAAGTATCCAGACTGCATTAGGCTCACATCTATTATTGCTTATTAAAAAGTACCATTAAGTTAGCAGGAGGCAATCTGAAAATGTTATCTTTATAATGcatatttccatatttcttaagaaattaGTAGCGTACTTTTGTCTGAACTGTTAGGTTCAATTGCTCTCTCCTAGCCAGGACAAAAGTATATTTAGTTACTATTTTGTTAACAGGCCGTGTCTAGCTGCAGTAATTTGTGTATGTTGTAATGTTCGCTTTCCCTGTAACTGAAGCTGAGGAAGTAAATTAACTTCTGACCAGACTAGACAGACTGTAGGCAGCTCCAGAATGTGTGTGGGCAAACACTTCTTGCAGCTGGTTATTCTTGCAGTGTTTGCTTGAAAGATTTCATGAACAGTTTCTCCTAATTCTTTATAACTCACATATGATGTATTCTATATAAAACATTTGAAGTCTTATCTTTTATTAATGTGTACTGGGCACTTATATGCTTCTGATGAATGTCATTTGCTATCTATCTAATAAGGTAACATCTTAGTAGTGTTAGTAATGCCATTTATATTGAAGTATattaaagaattatttcatagaataatTGTTTAGttctacatctttttttttttttttttttttgttagtattGCAGTAGTTTTAGTTAGGGATTTTTATAGGTATTTCGATTTGAATTGAATGATCTTCAGAAGTAgcatttttcattatgaaattAGAGTTGTATTTTAATAACCCAACAACAAAGAAGTGTCTTACTCCCTTCTGTAAAACTGGTATGTTTTGaactaagaaaagaaacagctcctAATGCAGTGGTTTTGAGTGTTATGAGATCGAGGAATATTTGTATGTACCCCAAAGTTATCTAAAGGGAAATTTAGCAGTAGTAATGCTTTGTCATACAGTGATGTTGATTATGCCTACCAGAGAAAGAGACTAGTAATCTGAATGTCACTGTCTGTACTGGAATTCAAGAATGAGGTAGGTTTCCATTTGAAGTACCAGTTTTGCCTTAAGGGTTTATTCCACTTCAAAAAAAAGTAAGCAGTAGTATCCTTCCAGAGAGCTAATAGCTACTTAGATAGTAGGACAGTAAAAGAAGGCtaacaaaatgctttccttttgtaGTCCTAGTGGAGTGGGAGAGATTCCAACTATAAATAAAAGTGCTGGAGAACACAAAATGTATGAGCAGTAGCTGATGAGGTTACTTTTATCTCAGAGGTGAGTTCGCAAAAAATGACTGTGAGATGTATTTACAATACAGCtttaaatgggaagaaaattaattaagaTAATTATGGAACAACAGTGCAGTCAACTATTCTTTCAAAGCAGATGTCATTTAAATAACAGTTACTCTTGTGCCTCACATTAATTTCTCCCTCATGAGTAGTTGTCTCAAGACTGCAGAGATTTATATGGTATGCTGCAGAtgaagcttctttttttctaaactgGCAACATGTGACTGCTACTCATACTTGCATCTATACTGATATTTGAAGTTTTGATGTGATAACTGTAAAATTTCAATTGGAGATGCTTTCATAGGCCACATAGGTTGCAAACCTAAAGGCACGTGTATTGTAGAAGGTAAATGCTGGTCTCCACAACAGTAATCCATATGGCTAGTATCTTTTTAGAAAgtgataaaatataaattaaatctTTATAAAGTAGGTAAAAGTAAAgtcttttggtttgttttcaaagtaatgatgctgaaaaacagatgcaaataGATTACATGAAATGGTGGAAGCTGCAATTAGTAGGAAGTCATGATTATCAAATTGCAAAGAAGCATTAAAGTCCAGCTGCTCCTA
This genomic interval carries:
- the NDUFS4 gene encoding NADH dehydrogenase [ubiquinone] iron-sulfur protein 4, mitochondrial; its protein translation is MTQTSANITRATSGANSRPCTGRGPRPLWRNGGSRPLRLPAFMGNAPLGLRRRWARHDAVTSEQQPRGPAPSAPGARQAQQGRSDRPTLSGRSTLAADADRTAISRLLLASPSRQLAAPQSGTGRRTQPSRTHPAPSSSPARLRVSCLGGGGLAQRRRRPPAAEASVMAAALSMSTALRHLVAGSGAAVLRLSPARSLSTSTWRLAQDQTRDTQLITVDEKLDISTLTGVPDEHIKTRRVHIFVPARNAMQAGVNNTKKWKMEFDNRERWENPLMGWASTADPLSNMVLTFSTKEDAIAFAEKNGWSYDVEEKKIPKPKSKSYGANFSWNKRTRVSTK